The following proteins are co-located in the Myxococcus fulvus genome:
- a CDS encoding CpaF family protein: protein MTMYTESLRAFLKPVLPYLDDEAVSEIMINGPTDVWIEKKGRLTKTDAAFTEEGLIGAARNMAQFVGRMLTDERPRLDARLPDGSRIHVVIPPIARRGTTISIRKFFKEKLTVQSLLKFGSLTPQMARLIEAGIATKLNMLVAGGTGSGKTTLLNIVSSLIPDEERILTIEDSAELQLNQTHVVAFESRPPDKFGKGGVDMGDLLHSALRLRPDRIVVGEVRGGEAFHLMQAMNTGHGGSLATTHANTPTDTLRRIESLCLMSGVELPMVAVRAQVASAINFVICCERLHDGSRKTIALSEVLPLNEKGDYRTQDIFVFTPVAKDEDDHILGYHAPTGIIPNFVAKAKAYGFNDLEDSFFDPATYGLPPPPTFHAGESYTVRWAPSLKHREEGQPDPAHFKQEWSAFEEKLKQNAREAKAAKAGGAPAPAAAPVQVQVPANLPTGKPATPAAPPRAASATPPAGQAAARPPAARPPPPPESDDDKTPPPTRSPFASGMDHAAEAKVEVDEELLTDAGRPPPPRRPGTPPPRPPPPGARPALAARRPPPSMPAHVEDEDEDTGATAEPQGGSEKTQIRPAPSERPRR from the coding sequence ATGACGATGTACACCGAGTCACTCCGCGCCTTCCTCAAGCCCGTCCTGCCCTATCTGGACGACGAGGCGGTGTCGGAGATCATGATCAACGGCCCCACCGACGTGTGGATCGAGAAGAAGGGCCGACTGACGAAGACGGACGCGGCCTTCACCGAGGAAGGCCTCATCGGCGCCGCGCGCAACATGGCCCAGTTCGTCGGCCGCATGCTCACCGACGAGCGCCCGCGCCTGGACGCGCGCCTGCCGGACGGCAGCCGCATCCACGTGGTGATTCCGCCGATTGCCCGCCGCGGCACCACCATCTCCATCCGCAAGTTCTTCAAGGAGAAGCTGACCGTCCAGTCGCTCCTGAAGTTCGGCTCGCTGACGCCGCAGATGGCGCGGCTCATCGAGGCGGGCATCGCCACCAAGCTCAACATGCTGGTGGCCGGCGGCACGGGCTCCGGCAAGACGACGCTGCTCAACATCGTCTCGTCGCTCATCCCCGACGAGGAGCGCATCCTCACCATCGAGGACTCGGCCGAGCTCCAGCTCAACCAGACGCACGTGGTCGCCTTCGAGAGCCGTCCGCCGGACAAGTTCGGCAAGGGCGGCGTGGACATGGGAGACCTGCTGCACTCGGCGCTGCGTCTGCGTCCGGACCGAATCGTGGTCGGCGAGGTGCGCGGCGGCGAGGCGTTCCACCTGATGCAGGCGATGAACACGGGCCACGGCGGCTCGCTGGCCACCACGCACGCCAACACGCCCACGGACACGCTGCGCCGCATCGAGTCGCTGTGCCTCATGTCCGGCGTGGAGCTGCCCATGGTGGCCGTGCGCGCGCAGGTGGCCAGCGCCATCAACTTCGTCATCTGCTGCGAGCGTCTGCACGACGGCAGCCGCAAGACGATTGCCCTGTCGGAGGTGCTGCCGCTCAACGAGAAGGGCGACTACCGCACGCAGGACATCTTCGTCTTCACGCCGGTGGCCAAGGACGAGGACGACCACATCCTCGGCTACCACGCGCCCACGGGCATCATCCCCAACTTCGTCGCCAAGGCGAAGGCGTACGGCTTCAACGACCTGGAGGACTCGTTCTTCGACCCGGCCACCTACGGCCTGCCGCCTCCGCCCACGTTCCACGCCGGTGAGTCGTACACCGTGCGGTGGGCGCCCTCGCTGAAGCACCGCGAGGAGGGACAGCCGGACCCCGCGCACTTCAAGCAGGAGTGGTCCGCCTTCGAGGAGAAGCTCAAGCAGAACGCGCGCGAGGCCAAGGCCGCCAAGGCCGGTGGAGCGCCCGCGCCCGCCGCCGCGCCCGTGCAGGTGCAGGTGCCCGCGAACCTGCCCACTGGGAAGCCCGCGACGCCGGCCGCGCCGCCCAGGGCGGCCAGCGCCACGCCGCCCGCGGGACAGGCCGCCGCCCGACCTCCCGCCGCGCGCCCGCCGCCTCCTCCCGAGAGCGACGACGACAAGACGCCGCCGCCCACCCGCAGCCCCTTCGCCAGCGGCATGGACCACGCTGCCGAGGCCAAGGTGGAGGTGGACGAGGAGCTGCTCACCGACGCGGGCCGGCCTCCGCCGCCGCGTCGCCCAGGCACGCCGCCGCCCAGGCCTCCGCCTCCCGGGGCCCGCCCCGCGCTCGCCGCGCGCAGGCCCCCGCCGTCCATGCCCGCCCACGTCGAGGACGAGGACGAGGACACGGGCGCGACGGCCGAGCCCCAGGGCGGCTCCGAGAAAACGCAGATCCGCCCCGCTCCGTCGGAGCGGCCTCGGCGCTGA
- the ung gene encoding uracil-DNA glycosylase → MLKDGLPEDWKRELKSALDSPSFQELERFVAQEREAATIFPAEEDLFSAFRLTPYADVRVLLLGQDPYHGPGQAHGLAFSVKPGVPSPPSLVNIFKELEADVGEPRPKTGSLIPWAEQGVLLLNAVLTVRQAQPNSHAGHGWEDFTDAVIRAVSAKEDAVVFLLWGKYAQKKKKLIDAKRHVVIEGTHPSPLSASSGFFGSKPFSKVNQALESKGRPPVDWRLSR, encoded by the coding sequence ATGTTGAAGGACGGGTTGCCGGAGGACTGGAAGCGGGAGCTCAAGTCCGCGCTCGATTCACCCTCGTTCCAGGAGCTGGAGCGCTTCGTCGCCCAGGAGCGCGAGGCGGCCACCATCTTCCCCGCGGAGGAGGACCTCTTCTCCGCCTTCCGGCTGACGCCCTACGCCGACGTGCGCGTGCTGCTCCTGGGCCAGGACCCGTACCATGGGCCCGGGCAGGCACACGGGCTGGCGTTCTCCGTGAAGCCCGGCGTGCCCTCGCCGCCCTCGCTGGTGAACATCTTCAAGGAGCTGGAGGCGGACGTGGGGGAGCCACGCCCCAAGACGGGCTCCCTCATCCCCTGGGCCGAGCAGGGCGTGCTGCTGCTCAACGCCGTGCTCACCGTGCGCCAGGCCCAGCCCAACAGCCACGCGGGCCACGGCTGGGAGGACTTCACCGACGCCGTCATCCGCGCCGTGAGCGCCAAGGAGGACGCCGTCGTCTTCCTCCTCTGGGGCAAGTACGCGCAGAAGAAGAAGAAGCTCATCGACGCGAAGCGCCACGTGGTCATCGAGGGCACCCACCCCTCGCCCCTGTCGGCCAGCAGCGGCTTCTTCGGCAGCAAACCCTTCAGCAAGGTGAACCAGGCCCTGGAGTCCAAGGGCCGGCCCCCGGTCGACTGGCGCCTGTCCCGGTGA
- a CDS encoding acyl-CoA thioesterase: protein MRRDMTAAFVAASTPELLEPNLYRTRFHADWYQGRGAYGGVVAGTALRALEHTLSDAARPVRSFTMHFCSPAVEGEARVLTRIERAGKLVTHATVRVENDAGVVAVGSATFGASRGNALEYLELTPPKVPPPLEVPVTPDDVPMPDFCRHFEFRFCLGSAPYSGSDVAETGGWLRPRQPTALDAPLCVGLMDAYPPAALSRVDGFRPAATVDFTVHFFHPLPMPGLEPDAHFLRTGRSRQAGEGYADDYQQLWTEDGVLLAQCRQLFVVMGG from the coding sequence GTGCGTCGCGACATGACCGCCGCCTTCGTCGCCGCCTCCACGCCCGAGCTGCTGGAACCCAACCTCTACCGCACCCGCTTCCACGCGGACTGGTACCAGGGGAGGGGGGCCTACGGCGGCGTGGTGGCGGGCACGGCGCTGCGCGCGCTGGAGCACACGCTGTCCGACGCGGCCCGGCCGGTGCGCTCCTTCACCATGCACTTCTGCTCCCCCGCGGTGGAGGGCGAGGCGCGGGTGCTGACGCGCATCGAGCGCGCCGGGAAGCTCGTCACCCACGCCACGGTGCGGGTGGAGAACGACGCGGGCGTGGTGGCCGTGGGCAGCGCGACTTTTGGTGCCTCGCGCGGCAACGCCCTCGAGTACCTGGAGCTCACGCCCCCCAAGGTGCCGCCTCCGCTGGAGGTGCCGGTGACGCCCGACGACGTGCCCATGCCGGACTTCTGCCGCCACTTCGAGTTCCGCTTCTGCCTGGGCTCGGCGCCGTACTCGGGCTCGGACGTGGCGGAGACGGGCGGCTGGCTCCGCCCCCGGCAGCCCACGGCGCTGGACGCGCCCCTGTGCGTGGGACTGATGGACGCCTACCCCCCGGCGGCCCTCTCCCGCGTGGACGGCTTCCGCCCGGCGGCCACGGTGGACTTCACCGTGCACTTCTTCCACCCGCTGCCCATGCCGGGGCTCGAGCCGGACGCCCACTTCCTGCGCACCGGCCGTTCGCGTCAGGCGGGCGAGGGCTACGCGGACGACTACCAGCAGCTGTGGACCGAGGACGGCGTGCTGCTGGCCCAGTGCCGCCAGCTCTTCGTCGTCATGGGCGGCTGA
- a CDS encoding DUF3592 domain-containing protein, whose translation MQVLSVVVTVIAALLAAVGVLFVVAGIKDVLRATRTRRWPTAPGTIRSAEEFERRLPAPPMAEPRVFYEAVIEYEYTVGRVLVGTTALRVDPAAYTNPEHAQSILRRYPPGQAVRVAYNPADPTDAVLEPGAHAPSFVRLGVGLGLVALGACMPLVARWFAARL comes from the coding sequence GTGCAAGTGCTCTCGGTCGTCGTCACCGTCATCGCCGCGCTGCTCGCGGCGGTGGGGGTCCTCTTCGTGGTCGCGGGCATCAAGGACGTCCTGCGCGCCACGCGCACCCGGCGCTGGCCCACCGCGCCCGGCACCATCCGCTCCGCCGAGGAGTTCGAGCGCCGCCTCCCCGCGCCCCCCATGGCCGAGCCCCGCGTCTTCTACGAGGCCGTCATCGAGTACGAGTACACCGTGGGCCGCGTCCTGGTCGGAACCACCGCCCTGCGCGTGGACCCCGCCGCGTACACGAACCCGGAGCACGCCCAGTCCATCCTCCGGCGCTATCCCCCAGGACAGGCCGTCCGGGTCGCCTACAACCCGGCGGACCCCACCGACGCGGTGCTGGAGCCCGGCGCGCACGCACCCAGCTTCGTGCGGCTGGGCGTGGGGCTGGGGCTGGTGGCGCTCGGCGCCTGCATGCCGCTGGTGGCGCGCTGGTTCGCGGCGCGCCTGTAG